One Schistocerca cancellata isolate TAMUIC-IGC-003103 chromosome 1, iqSchCanc2.1, whole genome shotgun sequence genomic region harbors:
- the LOC126088148 gene encoding cuticle protein 63-like yields MKFLVIVFAACVATACCQETREKRGLLGAGVLAAPGAVLAPRVLAAPAIAAAPIVAAPAIGHAPLGLGIGLGHPIIG; encoded by the coding sequence GTCATTGTCTTCGCCGCCTGCGTGGCCACCGCCTGCTGCCAGGAGACGCGAGAGAAGCGCGGCCTCCTGGGGGCGGGAGTGCTGGCCGCCCCCGGGGCTGTGCTGGCGCCGCGCGTCCTCGCCGCTCCCGCCATAGCCGCCGCCCCTATcgtcgccgcccccgccatcgGCCACGCCCCTCTGGGCCTGGGGATCGGCCTGGGTCACCCCATCATCGGCTGA